The stretch of DNA acacttgatgCTATCTACCTTTACATTAGCAACAGTAACTGGGCTGTATTGGCCCACATTGAGGAAACAGTGGTCAGTGAAATGTGTGGCGCAGACATACAAAACTTTGGGAAGTTGTATCGGCATATTACcagagaaaataaaatgaacCCACTATTTCTTCATCGCCTTTTCTAGCCACTGGGGGACCATATGCAGGCTAGGGGAACTCAtattaatcttaaaaaaaaccTCATAAAGTGAAATTTTCATGCCATGGGACCTGTAAATACATGTCCCAGACTCTTCCActtctttctgcacacttcctctgaataaacacaacttgtcagcgggaaagtagttgtaaaatacggcgaataagctcaattttcaatatgtatatatatagctcaaattgagtaaagagtGTTTTTTTACATCTTACCcgattgtccgacctcctcactcactttcttccaAGCAAGATCCTTTTCATTCCTGTTTCTATGAAAGTATGAAGATGTATCgtacagcgacgatgattttgtcctgCATTGTTGTTACGGATTTATGCCTCTCTCACTACGTCGTAATCACGTCACttctagagcaagctcctgattggttaacgtgGCGTGAATTTTCGCCAAAgatcagatttttcaacttgcacGATTTGTGCGAATCACGTCATTCGTGCCGCAGGATGTCTATTCACGTCtatgcattgacttaacatgtaaatcactcgcgcttaacGCTTCATTCGCGTCTGGGGTGAATGCACTATTACACTCCTAATAGATAACACAATTTACACAGTAAACACTCAGTTTTAGATTATGCAATGTACTGCATTGTTGATTTACTTTGAGAATCACTGATAAAAGAGTGAATGTTTTAGACGGGTACCATAATTTTTCTTGTTCAGCCCTTCCAGGAGCAACGTATGTTGTTCTGCGGCTTTCTCAGCATCCATCAGTCGTGCCTCTAAAGCTCTGTTGATtgttttctgctctgtaacggtggcgatcagttctctgatgttttctttctgctctgtaaccgTTGCAGTCAGTTCTCTGTTGATCGCTTTCTGCTCAGTAAcagtggcggtcagttctctcaGTGCTGCGTGGATGTCAGAGAAGCACAGAATGCAGTTTTGTTGGCTGTCAGTTGAAGCTTCGGCTCTCAAAGTGTCTGTTTGAGGTGGATTCTGTCTTCCGTCCTCAGAGCTGATCTGTTGACTGTCCTTATTCTCATTGAGTCCTCCATCTACCTGCTGCTGGACGACAAACACAAAGGTTTCCAGCAGCAGCAGGATACATACTAAAGCCTTCATTCTTCACAGTTGTTTGTTTCCAGCTCTTGCTCTTTCTTCCCCACAGTCTCTTGTGGTCTTTTTATAGTGATTTAGCTGATTTACTGTCTTTTGTACCTGATTTTTATTGTATCAGATAAAAAGGTAGttgattgttaatcataatCAAAGGGTTGTTCCGGGTTCAGTAGATGTTTAGCTCTATAAACAATGTTTGGGAAAAAAGATTTATGCACTTAAGATAATGTTTACAATGacttgtttttactgtatcatAATAAGAGCTGTGTTTTTACTTAT from Chanodichthys erythropterus isolate Z2021 chromosome 8, ASM2448905v1, whole genome shotgun sequence encodes:
- the LOC137024676 gene encoding cerebellin-2-like isoform X2; translation: MKALVCILLLLETFVFVVQQQVDGGLNENKDSQQISSEDGRQNPPQTDTLRAEASTDSQQNCILCFSDIHAALRELTATVTEQKAINRELTATVTEQKENIRELIATVTEQKTINRALEARLMDAEKAAEQHTLLLEGLNKKNYDREIAFSTSLLQSGSGDVGPFTSDITLIYRNVFTNIGNAYNPITGIFTAPVKGVYVFTFSVYAHGQSNAASAYLMKNEKHAIVAFAQQNQGALNSSKGVVLVLEVGDVVYVRLRPNGKIQDNGNNHNTFSGYILFPLK